CCTTAGACCTGTCAGGCACTACCGCTTTCACGGGCCTTGGCGCTTTCGGCGAGGAATTGTTCAAGCCTGCTCAATTGTTCCTCCCAGCCGCGACTGTCCATGTAATACGCCTCTTTCTGGCGAATATCCGGAATGTGCGCGAAGCCGGATTCCGAGACCTTGAGCAACGTGCCGTCTTCAAAATCCTGCAGCTCGAATTTGACCAGGGTGGTGGGCTCTTGGGAGTAGTCGATCTTCGGGTTGACTGCGTACGGATGCCAGCGGAAAGAAAACAACTGCTGCGGCTCGACCCGCTCGATCAGCACATTCCACAATACGTGTTCATAACCGGGGTACGTGACCTGGCCCTGTGTCCATTCGCCGGCGATGAACCGCCGGCCCTCCAGCGCCACGCCGAACCACTGGCCAAAGGCCTCGGCATCGACAAGTGCACGCCAGACATGGGAGCGCGACGCCTTGAGCGTGATTTTGCGTTCGAAACTGTTGGGTACTGGTTTCATACGTCACCTCATGTTCTGAACACTAGGCTTGTATGACCACGTGTCCAATGCGAAGTTGTATCGAAGCGCTGCAACCACGCAATCCTGCGGACACATCCTGCCGTAGTTTTCGCTCTGTGATCAGCGCTGCCCGACCTGTTATCTTTTCAGCGAATCCGCAGAAACAAGGACGAATCATGCAGCCTTCTCTTGCCGATCGTTATCGCGGCGCCCTCCTCGGCCTGGCCTGCGGCGATGCGGTCGGCACAACGGTCGAGTTTCAACCGCGAGGATCATTCCGACCGCTGAGTGATATGG
This genomic interval from Pseudomonas koreensis contains the following:
- a CDS encoding SRPBCC family protein, whose amino-acid sequence is MKPVPNSFERKITLKASRSHVWRALVDAEAFGQWFGVALEGRRFIAGEWTQGQVTYPGYEHVLWNVLIERVEPQQLFSFRWHPYAVNPKIDYSQEPTTLVKFELQDFEDGTLLKVSESGFAHIPDIRQKEAYYMDSRGWEEQLSRLEQFLAESAKARESGSA